The Cryptococcus gattii WM276 chromosome K, complete sequence genome contains the following window.
aggagaggCAAAGGGCACAGAATAGAAAGGCTGCGGAGAAGAGCCGTAACAAGAAAAAGGGCGAGCAGTGAGCGTCGTTTTGTGGTATATTTTGTGGCAGGTGCTCATAAAGTTTAGGATGGCTTTGGAGCTCAGTGTAGCGAACATGCAAGAAGAGAATCAAAGACTCCGGGCAAAGTTACAAACTCTATTGGCTTCTCGGCCCCCCGATTCTCCTGTCGAACCcgcatcttcttctgtcgaccctctcctctcccctTCATCAACTTCTATTATTCCAGCGCCGGTCACCGGCACTGGTATCGATTACATGTATATCGCAAAGCTGCAAAATGAACTTACCAGTGCAAAGACAATCCTGTTTGAAAGATGCCTGGAGCATTCAAGATTAAAAAAGGGCAATCAAGATTTTGTGGAGGATCCTCAGCGGTCGCTGAAATTAGACATGGTGTCCAACTTGACAAAAGTCGTTGGGTTGCAAGCCGAGATGGCCGGATTGCAGACCGTACTTGGTCATCTGAACATCGAGAAAGGTGGACTAGAGCAACAGAGGGAAAAGGTCGAAAAAGAGGTGAATGGGAACAAGGTTGTGAGGGATGCGATTGCTGTTGCACGGCGTATCGCAGAACAAGAAAACGCTCAACGAGCTTTACAAGCTCAAAATGTGGAAAGAGCAGCTTCGGTACCCCATATACCTTTGGAAAACGAGCATCAATCGGCCCTTCCTGAAAGCACTCAGCAAACACCCGAAGGGGACGATGGTAATCGGGATGGTGCGGGAGTGGACAAAGCTTTGCTTGATATCAGAGGATGGATTGATGCAGCTGTGAAGGGCTGGGATCAAGTGAGTTGCTATAGTCTCACGTTCTATCTGTCTGGGAGCTAATCTAACTTTTATTAATGATAGAACCTACCTGAATCacaagaaaaagaaggaagtTCATAGATCAAGTGAAGTTCCACAGGTGCCGCTACATGGTTCCAAATTCCATTCCTCGTAGTATCCTAATAGTTGTACTGTTATCGTAGTCATATACATACTCTATAGTAAGATGTATCAGTATCCTGAGTGCTCATCTTGCATGCAGCAGACCTAACAAGTTCAAGAGTTAGCACAGGCAAGAGAAAACACAGAAGCAAGGGTCAAGCGAGATTTGTAGGTCAAAGTTGCACGCATGCCGCAGACGTGAGCGCTTGCTATAAGATGCATCACACTTTGTAATCCTTATATTGGCATACTATTGCATGCTACATAGCAAGTATTACAAGTGTTGACTTAGTGTCGTCGGATCCTCCAGGTGGCTGTTTCCTAATTGTATATCTAATAAATGTCCGTTGGCGAAACCACAAGACAAGCAGGCGATTGCGTGCTGCACCAAAACGTTTCTTGATTTTCCCCGATTCCCTTATCGGCAATCCGCGGTATGAATAAATTGTGGCACCTGGAATTCCAAATACAAACCCCATCAGATAGCTCCGGGACGTCGGACCGGACAAACGGCTGTAGGGGGTTATGATATGCTTTATCACCGGTCGCGACGGCATTTGGGCACTTTTGAGCTCTGTTTGATAGATGAGAAGGCCAGCGTGTATGCATGCAAAacagagggaagagaggtTTTGGGATGCATTAGGATGCAGAGAGGAAGATAGGGAACGGGACCGCAACGAGCGGTGGAGAAGGAACTGCCACTGCCGGCGTCATAGAGTTGCGGTTACTGTGCGATGTTGACCCTGAATTGGGCGATGGGGTCCGTCCGACTCTCCCGCCCGCCCACTCCCACTCACGCCTTATCCCAAATCTCAACTCCACGactttcatcttctttctttaacattccttttcttctttttaCTTCAACTCCTTCTAACAACCACAAAAAAAACACTATCAAGATGTCTTCCGAGCTGTATGTCGTTTCCTCCTATCTTCCGTCGTTCTAGATGCTTTTCTCGAAGCATTCTTCTCCCCGCTGTTTCCCTCGGCCGGTTGCCCGGTCAATTGATACCTTCGGGTTGTGATCTGGAAAGAACAGTGCTAACATGGCTGTGTTCTCTTACAGTGCCGACGTTGGTCTTATTGGTTTGGCCGTCATGGTACGTTGTTTCAGCTCGCTGTGCCACAGGAGCACAGCGGGAATTATTAACAAGACATGTTACTGATCATGATGCCCACCTCCCTTTTATCTTGTTGTTATATCCATGTGGTGTTGCATTACACGTTTATAGGGTCAGAACTTGATCCTTAACATGAACGACAAGGGCTTCAAGGTCTGTGCCTACAACCGGTAAGTTGATCTCCGCTTGCATCACTCACTCTTCCCTGACAACAATTACAGAACCGTCGCCAAGGTTGACCACTTCCTTGCGAACGAGGCTAAGGGTAGGTAAAGCTCCAAGTGCTTCCCAAAGTTGATTC
Protein-coding sequences here:
- a CDS encoding Hypothetical protein (Similar to TIGR gene model, INSD accession AAW46277.1; CNK01060), with amino-acid sequence MSAIDYHDILRQADAVFPSDLDHAASIEQQQDREQMVTLEDDHIDGQHHRSQDMEGEGEFVVMEDQHHMDHSQEVQHIQEQVMEHQTLQSHQQQEDLHGQSQNHVQTQSPTGPSTSGRIKGLTAAEKKERQRAQNRKAAEKSRNKKKGEQMALELSVANMQEENQRLRAKLQTLLASRPPDSPVEPASSSVDPLLSPSSTSIIPAPVTGTGIDYMYIAKLQNELTSAKTILFERCLEHSRLKKGNQDFVEDPQRSLKLDMVSNLTKVVGLQAEMAGLQTVLGHLNIEKGGLEQQREKVEKEVNGNKVVRDAIAVARRIAEQENAQRALQAQNVERAASVPHIPLENEHQSALPESTQQTPEGDDGNRDGAGVDKALLDIRGWIDAAVKGWDQNLPESQEKEGSS